In Kryptolebias marmoratus isolate JLee-2015 linkage group LG11, ASM164957v2, whole genome shotgun sequence, the following proteins share a genomic window:
- the LOC108246974 gene encoding pulmonary surfactant-associated protein D-like: MRFCLFFCLFCLMAPIGYSQVQVCNCEKGERGFPGVPGALGPRGPQGPPGLSGLPGLPGLDGIPGPPGPSGPRGPAGVTKLPMRGVNSNCPEIKTIQDSVTKLELAIGYPFVRKVGQKYFVSNKERASFEKAVEFCSKRGLELALPESEEENDKLIEVFGDAFKDVWINVNKEKSEGNFAVSMNNRPLTFTKWGEGQPDASIQDTGCTMVSENGIWSVTRECFLYAFIVCQL; the protein is encoded by the exons ATGAGATTTTgccttttcttctgtcttttttgccTGATGGCTCCTATAGGCTACAGTCAAGTGCAAGTTTGCAACTGTGAGAAAGGAGAAAGAG GATTTCCAGGAGTACCTGGAGCTCTAGGGCCACGTGGACCACAAGGACCACCTGGGTTGTCTGGGTTGCCAG GACTTCCAGGGTTAGACGGAATACCTGGACCACCTGGGCCATCTGGACCTAGAGGACCAGCAGGAGTAACTAAGCTGCCTATGCGAG GTGTTAACTCCAATTGCCCTGAGATCAAGACCATACAAGACAGCGTTACCAAGTTAGAGCTGG CTATAGGTTATCCCTTTGTCCGGAAGGTTGGTCAAAAATACTTTGTGTCCAACAAGGAGAGAGCCTCGTTTGAGAAGGCTGTGGAGTTCTGCTCCAAAAGAGGCTTAGAGCTGGCTCTGCCTGAGAGCGAAGAGGAGAACGACAAACTGATAGAGGTGTTTGGTGATGCTTTCAAAGATGTTTGGATCAACGTCAACAAGGAAAAGTCAGAGGGGAATTTTGCGGTCAGTATGAATAATCGACCTCTGACCTTTACTAAGTGGGGAGAAGGTCAGCCAGATGCATCCATCCAGGATACAGGCTGCACCATGGTGTCTGAGAACGGCATCTGGAGCGTGACAAGAGAGTGTTTTCTCTACGCTTTCATTGTTTGTCAGCTGTAG
- the LOC108246977 gene encoding interferon-induced transmembrane protein 5 — MDNHSYNFPSDCTPLTNCKSARKPAGATVVNMGNTGKNSPRDYLVWSLCNTFYVNFCCLGFMALIYSIKARDQKTLGNLQLAQECSDKAKWYNILAAGWNLLIPLLVIALLVLLLVHLGSSQGSFDFLGEDGFQNFMNLFSW, encoded by the exons ATGGATAACCATTCGTACAACTTCCCTTCTGACTGCACCCCACTCACCAACTGCAAGTCTGCCCGCAAGCCAGCCGGAGCCACGGTGGTGAACATGGGCAACACAGGAAAGAATTCTCCCCGGGACTATCTGGTCTGGTCATTGTGCAACACCTTTTACGTTAACTTCTGCTGCCTGGGTTTCATGGCACTCATCTACTCTATCAAG GCTAGGGATCAGAAGACTCTCGGCAACCTGCAGCTGGCACAGGAGTGCTCAGACAAGGCCAAATGGTACAACATCCTGGCAGCCGGCTGGAACCTGTTGATTCCTCTCCTGGTCATCGCCCTGCTCGTCCTCCTACTCGTCCACCTCGGCTCTTCCCAGGGCTCCTTTGACTTCTTAGGAGAAGACGGGTTTCAAAACTTCATGAACCTGTTTAGCTGGTAA